Within the Paenibacillus pabuli genome, the region GTTGTGGACTTCCCATTGCTCGGATATGATGAAGATGCGAAACGTTATGTGGCTGAACACCATCCGTTCACTCGTCCAAAAGACGAAGATGTGCATCTGTTCGATACAGATCCAGGTGCCATTCGCGCTCAAGCCTATGACCTTGTTCTGAATGGTTATGAAGTAGGGGGCGGTTCAATGCGTATCTACAAACGTGACGTTCAGGAAAAAATGTTTGCTGCCCTGGGACTCTCTCCAGAAGTAGCCAACGAGAAATTCGGATACCTGCTTGAAGCATTCGAATACGGAACGCCACCACACGGCGGAATCGCTTTCGGTCTCGACCGTCTGGTGATGCTGCTGGCAGGCCGTACAAACCTGCGTGAAACGATTGCCTTCCCGAAAACGGCAAGTGCAACCGATCTGCTTATGAATGCACCTTCCGAAGTAGACGGGTCCCAATTGGAACAGCTTCACATCCGTGTAGCCCGTAAACCGGTGGCGGAAAAGAAATAAAGGAGGCATCGATTCTCAATGCTCCATCAATTTTCGAGAACAGAACTGGCGATCGGACCTGAAGGTCTGGATGCCTTGAAAAATAGTACAGTTGCCGTGCTTGGTATCGGCGGCGTGGGCGGTATGGCCGTTGAAGCCCTTGCTCGCAGCGGGGTTGGACGCATCATCCTGATCGATAAGGATGTGGTGGACATCACCAACGTTAACCGCCAGATTCACGCTTTGACCACGACCGTTGGTCAGAAAAAAGCGGATCTGATGGTGGAACGGGTTAAGCTGATTAACCCCGAGATTGAAGCCATCGCCTTGAACATGTTTTACACGGAAGAAACGTATGAGGAACTGTTTAAATATGAACTGAATTATGTCTTGGATGCATCCGACACGATCATCTACAAAATCCATCTCATCAAGGAATGCCTTAAACGTAAGATTCCCGTGATTTCCAGCATGGGTGCGGCGAATAAAATGGACCCGACGAAATTCCAGGTTGCGGATATTTCCAAAACGTCCATGGACCCGATTGCCCGTGTGGTTCGCACAAAACTGCGCAAAGAAGGCATCAAAAAAGGGGTCAAAGTGGTTTTCTCTACGGAGGAGCCATTAAAGCCGCGTGAAGATGTTACTCAAAAGATCGTTCCTGAGAACGCACCGGAAATTCGCAAGGCGAAACAGCCACCAGCGAGCAACGCGTTTGTTCCTCCGGTAGCCGGACTGATTATGGTCAGTGTGGCAGTCAAGGAATTGATTGAAAATGCAGCGAAAAAACAACAGTAACCTGTTGAGCGAAAAGCGTAGGTGCCTACAAGGCGCCTGCGCTTTTTTATAGTCATCGCGTGATGTACTTCAATCTCAAAACCGTGTATGATATGTGGTGCTGCGCGAAATGATGATAAATATATAGAGAAATGTCAGTGTACATAGAGAGAGGGGAACAGAACGGATGAAACAAGGTTGGATGACCAGACGTCTCGGTGTGGAGCCGGGGGACCAGTGGAAAAAAGAGATTGTGGCGGGAGCCATCTCCTATTTTGCTGTCGTTTATATCGTGATGGTCAATGCTACAATACTGGCAGATGCCGGCATGCCTTTGCAGGCAGCGATGGTAGGCACACTGCTGACGTCTATTGCGGGTTGCTTACTGATGGCATTCGGCGGAAAGTCACCTATTGTGGTTGTACCCGGAATGGGGATTAATGCATTTTTTACGTACACACTCGTACATTCCATGAAGCTGAGCTGGCAGGAAGCACTGGCTGTTGTGGCCGTTACAGGTATACTGTTTGCAATTGTTGCGTTTACGTCACTATATAAATTGATCAGCGAAGCCATACCGAAGAACCTGCAGCATGGGATTACGGTGGGAATTGGCCTGTTTTTGACCTTTATTGGTTTGCAGAAAAGCGGAATCGTTATTGCTCATCAGACCACGTTTGTCGCAATCGGGCATTTCAATGATCCCAATGTCATTACGGCCTGCGTAACACTGGTGCTTGCCGTGATTCTATTCATACGTAATATTCAGGGCGGTCTTCTCATCAGTATTCTTATCGGGACTGGACTTGCCTATGTGCTTGGTGCAGTGCACCCGGGTGAACCGGTGTCCGCTATGGAAGCGCTGCGTCAATACGGCGGCTTGTTTGGCGAGTTATCTCTAATGAAGCTGGCTGATGTCGCGTTCTGGATTGCCGTGTTTTTGCTGCTGCTTATTGTGGTATTCGAAAATATCGGATTGATAACGGCTCAGACGCAAATGATTGATCGCCCGCAGCGATTCAAAGGCAGCCTGCGCGCCCTGTCGATCAGCACGGTATTGGCAGGCATATTCGGGAGCAGTCCTCCTGTAGCCGCGGCAGAGACTACGGCCGGGATTGCTGCAGGCGGACGCTCGGGCTTGACTCCACTCGTTACAGCCGTGCTGTTCGGCGCGACTTTTTTCTTTATCCCGCTGCTTGGGTATATTCCAGACAGTGCAATAGCACCCATTTTGATCATCATTGGCGGTTTGATGGTACAAGGTGTGAAGGATATGGATTTTGGTGACTTTACAGAGGCATTCCCGGCATTTCTGATTATGGTCATGATTCCCTTTACGTATAGCATTGTGGACGGCATGGCGTTTGGATTCATTGCCTATCCACTGGCGAAGCTGGCCGCAGGTCAAGGGAAACAGGTACCTGTGGTCATGTATGGCATAGCCATTCTGTTTCTGGCCAACTTTGTACTGCATGGCGTATTGTAACAAGTTGGGACGTACGGACAAGTCATACGTATGATCTCTGGTGAACATGTGGAGAACGGGAGGAACGGGGAATGGAAGAGAAGGAACAGACGGACCGGGTTGAACCGAAGCTGGGGAAAAAAGGATTCAAAGATTTCGTGAAGCTGATTGCTTCCACAGAACCTCCCAAACTCATTTTGATCGTCGCATTGATTCTGACCCTCATTCAGACTACGGCCGGGTTAATTGTTCCACTGATGACCAAGGGCCTCATTGATGGACTAACGATGTCTGCACTCAATAAATCCGTCATTTTTCTCCTGCTTGGCGCTTTTGTCATTCAGGCGATTGCTTCAGGCATCAGCATCTATATGTTGAATTATGCAGGACAACGCGTGGTAGCAACGCTGCGAACGAAGCTGTGGAACAAAGTATTATCCCTGCCAATGCCATATTTTGATCGTAATCGTACAGGAGATAC harbors:
- a CDS encoding tRNA threonylcarbamoyladenosine dehydratase, with the translated sequence MLHQFSRTELAIGPEGLDALKNSTVAVLGIGGVGGMAVEALARSGVGRIILIDKDVVDITNVNRQIHALTTTVGQKKADLMVERVKLINPEIEAIALNMFYTEETYEELFKYELNYVLDASDTIIYKIHLIKECLKRKIPVISSMGAANKMDPTKFQVADISKTSMDPIARVVRTKLRKEGIKKGVKVVFSTEEPLKPREDVTQKIVPENAPEIRKAKQPPASNAFVPPVAGLIMVSVAVKELIENAAKKQQ
- a CDS encoding NCS2 family permease, with product MKQGWMTRRLGVEPGDQWKKEIVAGAISYFAVVYIVMVNATILADAGMPLQAAMVGTLLTSIAGCLLMAFGGKSPIVVVPGMGINAFFTYTLVHSMKLSWQEALAVVAVTGILFAIVAFTSLYKLISEAIPKNLQHGITVGIGLFLTFIGLQKSGIVIAHQTTFVAIGHFNDPNVITACVTLVLAVILFIRNIQGGLLISILIGTGLAYVLGAVHPGEPVSAMEALRQYGGLFGELSLMKLADVAFWIAVFLLLLIVVFENIGLITAQTQMIDRPQRFKGSLRALSISTVLAGIFGSSPPVAAAETTAGIAAGGRSGLTPLVTAVLFGATFFFIPLLGYIPDSAIAPILIIIGGLMVQGVKDMDFGDFTEAFPAFLIMVMIPFTYSIVDGMAFGFIAYPLAKLAAGQGKQVPVVMYGIAILFLANFVLHGVL